One genomic segment of Clostridium saccharoperbutylacetonicum N1-4(HMT) includes these proteins:
- a CDS encoding Flp family type IVb pilin, giving the protein MLNKLLIKLYIKGYNFIKKDNKGQSLVEYGLIIALIAVVAITLLVKISGGLTNTFNKIISALPS; this is encoded by the coding sequence ATGCTAAATAAACTATTAATTAAGTTATATATTAAGGGATACAATTTTATAAAAAAAGATAACAAGGGTCAATCGTTAGTTGAATATGGGTTGATAATTGCTTTGATTGCAGTAGTAGCAATAACTTTGCTTGTTAAGATAAGTGGAGGTTTGACAAATACTTTCAATAAAATAATTTCTGCACTTCCAAGTTAA
- a CDS encoding TadE/TadG family type IV pilus assembly protein yields the protein MCFAKKLDLNNRGQSLIEFAITLPILLILIFAMMGIGFYIYDMSVFTFASNKALDTGIGRVVSAAITPTDIDNIKNDALNYTNAAIFVSKPKIEVNNNVNSSTGESRLTVSIESDYNFKISFVNEIFGSNPKVSSKNSYIYIK from the coding sequence ATGTGTTTTGCAAAAAAATTAGATTTGAATAATAGGGGACAATCATTAATTGAATTTGCAATTACATTACCAATTCTTTTAATTTTAATATTTGCTATGATGGGGATTGGTTTCTATATTTATGATATGTCTGTGTTTACTTTTGCTTCTAATAAAGCATTAGATACAGGGATAGGAAGAGTTGTTTCTGCGGCTATAACACCAACAGATATAGATAATATAAAGAATGATGCATTGAATTATACAAATGCAGCAATATTTGTTTCTAAACCTAAAATTGAAGTTAATAATAATGTAAATAGTTCTACAGGTGAATCAAGATTAACAGTTTCAATAGAAAGTGATTATAATTTTAAAATTTCTTTTGTAAATGAAATATTTGGAAGTAATCCAAAAGTATCATCAAAAAATTCATATATATATATAAAATAA
- a CDS encoding TadE/TadG family type IV pilus assembly protein translates to MKPTLKNNKGNMLVLVCVALPVFIGIAGICLDGSLAIYYQTKLMAATKFAAISASSHNYVVSGKTVINATQDQAEAALKENFGVAKLRSFSINQSSKNKCTLVAETEVNFVFVKIFGVNSKKISESYTVTRK, encoded by the coding sequence ATGAAACCTACTTTGAAAAATAATAAGGGTAATATGTTAGTTTTGGTATGTGTTGCATTACCAGTATTTATAGGAATTGCTGGAATATGTTTAGATGGAAGTTTAGCTATTTATTATCAAACAAAATTAATGGCTGCAACTAAGTTTGCAGCCATCTCTGCATCTTCACATAATTATGTTGTTAGTGGCAAAACGGTAATTAATGCAACTCAAGATCAAGCAGAAGCTGCACTTAAAGAAAATTTTGGCGTAGCTAAATTGAGGAGTTTTAGTATAAACCAATCATCAAAAAATAAATGTACACTTGTAGCGGAGACAGAAGTTAATTTTGTTTTTGTTAAAATATTTGGAGTTAATAGTAAAAAGATAAGTGAAAGTTATACTGTCACAAGAAAATAA
- a CDS encoding type II secretion system F family protein — protein sequence MEPLIISCILFVIICIVFIPLDKFMNRNKLHKLIVFLNQGDFKQNKNKGTFKEKFFMLSERTYKKLNIKISEEKYELYKGKLILANINDKLSVECIVGMKILISILAFAYTGILAIIMDFSGLMIVLLFILTVLGYYYPDITINVRIKNRQQELQRQLPNTLKTLAITTEAGLNFWEAIKKVCEIKNGVLVDEFQNMLDEINMGVLQKDALLKLAERCKVTEITVFVFTIMQNLEKGSGGVIKALNEQANEVWEIRKSKARELGQKASIKLFFSMLIFVFPCLLIFLLGPAIMSIFKFFVNN from the coding sequence ATGGAACCATTAATTATTTCTTGTATTTTATTTGTAATCATATGCATAGTATTTATACCTTTAGATAAATTTATGAATAGAAACAAGTTACATAAATTAATAGTATTTCTAAATCAAGGTGATTTTAAGCAGAATAAAAATAAGGGAACATTTAAAGAAAAATTTTTTATGCTTTCTGAACGAACTTATAAAAAGTTAAATATTAAGATTAGTGAAGAAAAGTATGAGTTATATAAGGGAAAATTAATTTTAGCAAATATAAATGATAAATTGAGTGTAGAGTGTATTGTAGGAATGAAGATATTAATATCTATTCTAGCATTTGCTTATACAGGTATATTAGCTATTATCATGGACTTTTCAGGATTAATGATAGTATTGCTATTTATTTTAACAGTATTAGGATATTATTATCCAGATATCACGATTAATGTAAGAATAAAGAATAGGCAGCAAGAGTTACAGAGACAACTACCAAATACTTTGAAAACTTTAGCAATAACTACTGAAGCAGGTTTGAATTTTTGGGAAGCAATTAAAAAGGTATGTGAAATAAAAAATGGAGTTTTAGTTGATGAATTTCAAAATATGCTAGATGAGATTAATATGGGAGTATTACAAAAAGATGCATTATTAAAATTAGCAGAAAGGTGCAAAGTAACTGAGATCACGGTTTTTGTTTTTACAATTATGCAGAATTTGGAAAAGGGTTCCGGAGGAGTAATTAAGGCTTTAAATGAGCAAGCAAATGAAGTTTGGGAAATTAGAAAAAGCAAAGCAAGGGAGTTAGGACAGAAAGCATCAATAAAGCTTTTTTTCTCAATGTTAATATTTGTATTTCCGTGTTTGTTAATATTTTTGCTTGGGCCTGCAATTATGTCAATTTTTAAATTTTTCGTAAATAATTAG
- a CDS encoding type II secretion system F family protein codes for MELFYISIFAGIIAFLTCNVIEYLVLGDKGKNKQISNYYKFIKGDIIVAKRKKVLHKNNNFGGEITKEKYVMYSMPICVLIFMISYISSRSMGLAFFLSFLGLLYPKTIINNRIKKKKSIVNMQLIDALNSIVASLKAGLSINSALIKCSDDLENLYSLVKDKPMLEEFNKIKSDLNMGMSVDDTLRNFMVRMKMEDVDDFVHSVIIVRQKGGNLVEVMTNVTQMITDKIAIRREIEILTTSKKTEAKIITIIPIFIIISLSIFSFDYIRPLYDSFFGKVLIVVGCTFLFLNYFISKKIVDIQI; via the coding sequence GTGGAGCTGTTCTACATAAGTATTTTTGCTGGAATTATTGCTTTTTTAACTTGCAATGTTATAGAATATTTAGTTTTGGGAGATAAAGGGAAAAACAAGCAAATATCTAATTACTATAAATTTATTAAAGGGGATATTATAGTAGCAAAGAGGAAAAAAGTTTTACACAAAAATAATAATTTTGGTGGTGAGATAACTAAAGAAAAGTATGTTATGTATTCTATGCCAATTTGTGTATTAATTTTTATGATAAGTTATATATCATCAAGATCTATGGGACTAGCATTTTTTCTTAGTTTTTTAGGATTACTTTATCCAAAAACAATTATAAATAATAGAATTAAGAAGAAAAAATCGATAGTTAATATGCAATTAATAGATGCATTAAATTCCATTGTTGCTTCATTAAAGGCAGGATTATCAATTAATAGTGCATTGATAAAATGTTCTGATGATTTAGAAAATCTATATTCTTTAGTAAAAGATAAACCTATGTTAGAAGAATTTAATAAAATTAAAAGTGACTTAAATATGGGAATGTCAGTAGATGATACCCTTAGAAACTTTATGGTAAGAATGAAGATGGAAGATGTGGATGATTTTGTTCACTCAGTTATAATAGTAAGACAAAAAGGTGGAAATCTTGTTGAAGTAATGACAAATGTAACTCAAATGATTACTGATAAAATCGCAATTAGAAGAGAAATAGAAATTCTTACAACGAGCAAAAAAACAGAAGCGAAAATAATAACGATAATACCTATATTTATAATAATATCACTATCTATTTTTTCATTTGATTATATAAGACCTCTATATGACTCATTTTTTGGAAAAGTATTAATAGTTGTAGGATGTACATTTTTATTTCTAAATTATTTTATATCTAAAAAAATAGTTGATATTCAGATTTAG
- a CDS encoding radical SAM protein, with amino-acid sequence MKKRNELENNLRVHNNEAISTHFTNMMLIITNSCNLRCSYCYEKNHEYDPNKDMTLEIAKKSVDLFFEQIPEKENRTSITFFGGEPLMAFDLMKEIIKYSYNHKTIGGYKGSGYNYVVNTNGTILTDEMFLLFSKLGHKINIRISVDGYKDNHDVTRKTILGNGSWDILKENLMKYKILKEKYGVKVGLINTINKSNCKDIYYNYSSLYELTGMNIGYLFVHEDKLDEKDFEIIKEQVEKLHNYCIKRKMRFSICNVVSNKNEINVQNNAPICSAGVRSFTVNHKGKIYPCHRCYFNNMGSMYTMGDVYSGISRHKIQFMCDINNMNMLPEKCRQCDFIIRRNCHICFTTNKKVYNDPYKIPIEYCMFQKELYYMLREKEAQALKLNRYEEDVFE; translated from the coding sequence ATGAAGAAAAGAAATGAATTGGAAAATAACTTAAGAGTTCATAATAATGAAGCAATAAGCACACATTTTACAAATATGATGTTAATAATTACAAATAGCTGTAATTTAAGATGTAGTTATTGTTATGAAAAAAATCATGAGTATGATCCTAACAAAGATATGACGCTAGAAATTGCAAAAAAATCAGTAGATTTATTTTTTGAGCAAATTCCAGAAAAGGAAAATAGGACTAGCATAACTTTTTTTGGAGGGGAACCTCTAATGGCCTTTGATTTAATGAAAGAAATTATAAAATATTCGTATAATCATAAAACAATAGGAGGTTACAAAGGAAGCGGTTATAATTATGTTGTTAATACTAATGGTACTATCTTAACTGATGAAATGTTTTTACTGTTTAGTAAACTTGGTCATAAAATAAATATAAGAATAAGTGTTGATGGGTACAAAGATAATCATGATGTAACTAGAAAAACTATATTAGGAAATGGAAGTTGGGATATATTAAAAGAAAATTTGATGAAATATAAAATTTTGAAGGAAAAGTATGGTGTTAAAGTAGGATTAATAAACACTATAAATAAATCTAATTGTAAAGATATCTATTATAATTATTCATCATTATACGAACTTACGGGAATGAATATAGGATATTTATTTGTACATGAAGATAAGCTAGATGAGAAGGATTTTGAAATAATAAAGGAGCAGGTTGAAAAACTTCATAATTATTGTATTAAACGAAAGATGAGATTTTCAATATGTAATGTTGTAAGTAACAAAAATGAAATTAATGTGCAGAATAATGCTCCAATATGTAGTGCAGGGGTACGATCATTTACTGTAAATCATAAAGGGAAAATATACCCATGTCATAGATGTTATTTTAATAATATGGGAAGTATGTATACTATGGGAGATGTTTATAGTGGTATAAGTAGACATAAAATACAATTTATGTGCGATATAAATAATATGAATATGCTTCCAGAAAAATGTAGGCAGTGCGATTTTATTATAAGAAGAAATTGTCATATATGCTTCACTACAAATAAAAAAGTATATAATGATCCGTATAAAATTCCTATTGAATATTGCATGTTTCAAAAGGAATTATATTATATGTTGCGTGAAAAAGAAGCACAGGCATTAAAATTGAATAGATATGAGGAAGATGTTTTTGAATAA
- a CDS encoding prepilin peptidase, giving the protein MNILFLKKKAFTKLNCLIMVINIIIYVLIYNLYGITPRFIQMIFLTSILSVISAIDLKLNIIPNKLVCLILIFGIVFNILNETITLGNMIVGFFVISLPLLIISIVLKGSMGGGDIKLMAAAGAFLGWKHIVVAFFIASVIGSLISIILIISNKIKGKDMIPYGPFLSIGILIAGLYGDKIISWYIGI; this is encoded by the coding sequence ATGAATATATTATTTTTAAAGAAGAAAGCTTTTACAAAATTAAATTGTTTAATAATGGTGATTAATATAATAATTTATGTGTTAATTTATAATCTTTATGGAATAACACCTAGGTTTATTCAAATGATATTTTTAACTTCCATTTTGAGTGTTATTAGTGCTATCGATTTGAAATTAAATATTATTCCTAATAAATTAGTCTGTTTAATTTTAATTTTTGGGATTGTATTTAATATTTTAAATGAAACGATAACTTTAGGGAATATGATAGTAGGATTTTTTGTTATTAGCTTACCTTTGCTTATAATCTCTATTGTTCTTAAGGGAAGTATGGGTGGTGGAGATATAAAACTTATGGCAGCAGCAGGAGCTTTTTTAGGATGGAAACATATTGTTGTTGCTTTTTTTATAGCATCTGTGATTGGTTCATTAATATCAATAATTCTTATAATTTCAAATAAAATAAAAGGTAAGGATATGATACCGTATGGGCCATTTTTATCAATAGGAATTCTTATAGCTGGTTTATATGGTGATAAAATTATAAGTTGGTATATTGGAATTTGA
- a CDS encoding DUF192 domain-containing protein: MRVLNKNSDMLLADEVIIANTFMTRLKGLMFKKSLVEGNVLLIKPCNSIHTFFMKFPIDIIFLSKDNVVIHIIENMMPGEISPFIKGATSVLELQSGIIRKTETKKGDLLEIL, translated from the coding sequence ATGAGAGTTTTAAATAAAAATAGTGATATGCTTTTAGCAGATGAAGTTATTATAGCAAATACATTTATGACTAGATTAAAAGGGTTGATGTTCAAAAAAAGTTTAGTGGAAGGAAATGTTTTGCTGATAAAACCATGCAATTCTATTCATACATTTTTTATGAAGTTTCCCATAGATATAATTTTTTTATCAAAGGATAATGTAGTTATACACATAATTGAGAATATGATGCCAGGGGAAATTAGTCCATTCATAAAAGGAGCTACAAGTGTATTAGAATTACAATCTGGTATAATAAGGAAAACTGAAACTAAAAAAGGTGATTTATTAGAGATTTTATAA
- a CDS encoding colicin E5-related ribonuclease: MAELKRGNALFKKIYLVTILTMLFTILLTGIQVMASTNGQQGKVNWKSTTKDEEIDLPDGVTVDGGVWKSPTYSSAEEDTSSSKLIGTLMNSGEETGAIIAALMGVLAISASKSGANETNIETVASGNGIWVPETDREAVTKMINDAASKKYYIDENGFVKAVEGAAEDASKSSTYSSVIDRLINGSSKVVIGVDDGWVSSGENGLEANAFGSDGGITVGDNHTPQVVIVNGKDTAGSKADITLAHELTHALRGELGLKSINTEGGVNKDEEAHTIELENKIRAELGYAIRTDGDNTDGGDGSYGKFNDAASEKDWYSIIDKLQGTTTLSGNAYSNYSEGSIVGIVIKSIFSSLSDVLLKKKKKSKKSRSSSSSYSVPEYGAGFDCNSDWDCDCSWAWDCHGDCEWVSDCHRDWTAFWDTAWNSAKKGANEETNKVLTGIESIMKNFIPIILNVLGLDKSNNLDDLFNIGGKTDGWAQGKSGAWYYLKNGEKQTGWIHDTDNKWYYLDKDTGKMQTGLIYDSNFKNYYYLDEHGVMQTGWIQDEGSKDWSYFDESGARKTGWFKDGDIWYYVDKNTGKMKTGWINDDGKTYYLYSSGEMATGWVKQSDGNWYYFDGTSGEMAKNKWAQYADNSWYYLDEKGLIVKDKWEQDSNGSWFYVGSDGEMVKNTWKQQSDGTWYYLGSDGQMSTGWQQINNKWYYLGDDGKMNQYWQKINGKDYYFYSNGQMVTKWMQVDDKTYYFNADGELQPTGWINDDGKYYFLDSNNHLEKGWFKYGNSWYYLDSDGKMQTGWKQDGDKWYHLDEDGQMQVGWQEVDNNWYYFDSDGKMVVNDWGEDYKGDWFYLGLNGKMVTNQWIKYNNNWYFLRQDDGRVQKGWFSDDETKLYYLDESTGKMQTGDREINGKMCHFDEDGRFLSFDGQEKGDAELDYFAAALLGVGAYILLRNGKKIFSSNVGSEAEEAGSNIKFGSDTKSTQKLSNQMTQRGWTESTVRDIVSKPYTTRASINKATGNSATVYYNKAGGYVIIDDITKSVVQVSDNINPSTWIPDPSIIDPFKP, translated from the coding sequence GTGGCGGAATTGAAAAGGGGAAATGCTTTATTTAAGAAAATATACCTGGTTACAATTTTAACGATGCTATTTACAATATTATTAACAGGAATACAGGTAATGGCATCAACAAATGGTCAACAAGGTAAGGTAAATTGGAAAAGTACTACAAAAGATGAGGAAATAGATTTACCAGATGGAGTCACTGTTGATGGAGGAGTATGGAAAAGTCCTACATACTCGTCAGCGGAAGAAGATACAAGTAGTTCAAAATTAATAGGAACATTAATGAATTCAGGGGAAGAAACGGGAGCGATAATAGCAGCTTTAATGGGAGTATTAGCTATAAGTGCGTCGAAAAGCGGAGCAAATGAGACTAATATTGAGACTGTAGCATCAGGAAACGGAATATGGGTTCCAGAAACTGATAGAGAAGCAGTAACAAAGATGATAAATGATGCAGCGAGTAAAAAATACTACATAGATGAAAATGGATTTGTAAAAGCGGTAGAAGGTGCGGCTGAAGATGCAAGTAAATCAAGTACATATTCGTCAGTAATAGATAGGTTGATAAATGGAAGTAGCAAAGTAGTAATAGGTGTAGATGATGGCTGGGTATCATCAGGAGAAAATGGATTGGAAGCAAATGCTTTTGGTAGTGATGGAGGTATAACTGTAGGAGATAATCATACTCCGCAAGTTGTAATAGTAAATGGAAAAGATACAGCAGGATCAAAAGCTGATATAACATTAGCCCATGAATTAACTCACGCCTTAAGAGGAGAATTAGGACTAAAAAGTATTAATACTGAAGGGGGAGTAAACAAAGATGAAGAAGCTCATACTATTGAATTGGAAAATAAGATAAGAGCAGAGCTTGGATATGCAATAAGAACAGATGGCGATAATACTGATGGTGGAGATGGAAGCTATGGAAAGTTTAATGATGCAGCTTCGGAAAAAGATTGGTATAGCATTATAGATAAATTACAAGGGACAACAACCTTATCTGGAAATGCATACTCGAATTATTCGGAGGGTTCAATAGTTGGTATAGTAATAAAATCAATATTTAGTTCTCTTTCGGATGTATTGTTGAAAAAGAAGAAGAAAAGTAAAAAGAGTAGAAGCTCAAGTTCAAGCTATAGTGTGCCAGAATATGGTGCTGGGTTTGATTGTAATTCTGATTGGGATTGTGATTGCAGCTGGGCTTGGGATTGTCATGGAGATTGTGAATGGGTTAGTGATTGTCATAGAGATTGGACTGCATTTTGGGACACAGCTTGGAACAGTGCCAAAAAGGGAGCAAATGAAGAGACTAATAAGGTTTTGACAGGAATAGAATCTATAATGAAGAATTTTATACCAATAATATTAAATGTATTAGGATTAGATAAGAGCAATAACTTGGATGATCTTTTTAATATTGGAGGAAAAACAGATGGATGGGCTCAAGGTAAAAGTGGAGCTTGGTATTATTTAAAGAATGGTGAGAAACAAACAGGCTGGATACATGATACTGATAACAAGTGGTATTATTTAGATAAAGATACAGGAAAAATGCAAACAGGTTTAATCTATGATAGTAATTTTAAAAATTATTATTATTTAGATGAACACGGGGTTATGCAAACAGGCTGGATACAAGATGAAGGCAGTAAAGATTGGTCTTACTTTGATGAGAGTGGAGCTAGGAAAACAGGCTGGTTTAAAGATGGTGATATATGGTACTATGTAGATAAAAATACAGGAAAAATGAAAACAGGCTGGATAAATGATGATGGAAAAACATATTATTTATATTCTAGTGGAGAAATGGCTACAGGTTGGGTAAAGCAAAGTGATGGGAATTGGTATTATTTTGATGGGACTAGTGGAGAGATGGCTAAAAACAAATGGGCACAATATGCTGATAATAGCTGGTATTACTTAGATGAAAAGGGCCTTATAGTAAAAGATAAATGGGAGCAGGATAGTAATGGAAGTTGGTTCTATGTAGGTTCAGATGGGGAAATGGTTAAAAATACATGGAAACAACAAAGTGATGGAACTTGGTACTATCTTGGTTCAGATGGGCAAATGAGTACAGGCTGGCAGCAGATAAACAACAAGTGGTATTATTTAGGCGATGACGGTAAGATGAATCAATACTGGCAAAAGATCAATGGAAAAGATTATTACTTCTATTCTAATGGTCAAATGGTAACAAAATGGATGCAGGTGGATGATAAAACTTATTATTTTAATGCCGATGGAGAGTTACAACCAACAGGATGGATAAATGATGACGGAAAATATTACTTCTTAGATTCTAATAATCACCTTGAAAAAGGATGGTTTAAGTATGGAAATAGTTGGTACTATTTGGATTCCGATGGTAAAATGCAAACAGGATGGAAACAAGATGGTGATAAGTGGTATCATTTGGATGAAGATGGACAAATGCAGGTAGGTTGGCAAGAAGTAGATAACAATTGGTATTATTTTGATTCTGATGGAAAGATGGTAGTAAATGATTGGGGAGAAGATTACAAGGGTGACTGGTTTTATTTAGGCTTAAATGGTAAAATGGTAACAAACCAGTGGATAAAGTATAATAATAATTGGTACTTTTTAAGACAAGATGATGGTAGAGTGCAAAAGGGATGGTTTAGTGATGATGAAACTAAGTTATATTATTTAGATGAGTCTACTGGTAAGATGCAGACTGGAGATAGAGAAATAAACGGGAAAATGTGTCATTTTGATGAAGATGGAAGGTTTCTAAGCTTTGATGGACAAGAAAAAGGAGATGCTGAATTAGATTATTTTGCTGCAGCTTTATTGGGGGTTGGGGCTTATATACTGCTTAGAAATGGTAAGAAAATATTCTCATCAAATGTTGGAAGTGAAGCAGAAGAAGCAGGTAGTAACATTAAATTTGGGAGCGATACAAAATCTACTCAAAAGCTTTCAAATCAGATGACTCAAAGGGGGTGGACTGAAAGTACAGTTAGAGATATTGTTAGCAAACCTTACACAACTCGTGCAAGTATAAATAAGGCGACAGGCAATTCTGCAACTGTATATTATAACAAAGCAGGAGGATATGTTATTATTGATGATATCACAAAATCAGTTGTTCAAGTTAGTGATAATATAAATCCTTCTACTTGGATTCCAGATCCAAGTATAATTGACCCATTTAAACCATGA
- a CDS encoding RNase A-like domain-containing protein, with the protein MTSIPWGGFGTLLKIGLIKAGEKIIVKQAEKEVINTVDKEIVNKLDKEIVEQLGKDATKGVGNPKIIRSVGNDILDIMESNGGHTLEKHVSKSNEDLIKRAIQEDVEAATCYTNKSTATKAVQENLRKNADEISKWLNEESTGKKIFDVEHEYSIGKGVLENSKQVMYNLSKSRVVLIRDSSSELGFRILTSFPLP; encoded by the coding sequence ATGACATCTATACCATGGGGTGGATTTGGTACATTACTTAAAATAGGACTAATTAAGGCCGGAGAAAAAATAATTGTAAAACAAGCAGAAAAAGAAGTAATTAATACAGTAGATAAAGAAATAGTGAATAAATTAGATAAAGAAATAGTTGAACAATTGGGTAAGGATGCTACTAAGGGGGTAGGTAATCCTAAGATAATACGTAGTGTAGGCAATGATATTCTTGATATAATGGAAAGTAATGGTGGCCATACATTAGAAAAACATGTGTCTAAATCTAATGAAGATTTGATAAAAAGAGCCATACAGGAAGATGTTGAAGCTGCTACATGTTATACTAATAAAAGTACTGCAACAAAAGCTGTACAAGAAAATTTAAGAAAAAATGCTGATGAAATTTCTAAATGGTTAAATGAAGAAAGCACTGGTAAAAAGATTTTTGATGTTGAACATGAATATAGTATAGGAAAAGGTGTATTAGAAAATAGTAAACAAGTTATGTATAATTTATCAAAATCAAGAGTAGTTTTAATAAGAGATAGTTCTTCAGAATTAGGGTTTAGGATACTAACATCTTTTCCGTTGCCATAA
- a CDS encoding contact-dependent growth inhibition system immunity protein codes for MLNVKSEEIDIKCELDKWYVMLLNKTIEEINISDISRMLRQDILIAVSKSIEILNINPLAGEMYDGQLLELLYSVDLNKYKEYVNKIKDILIKIKNNIDSFEWICTDDSKEYLEILEKYLKKIS; via the coding sequence ATTTTAAATGTAAAGAGTGAGGAGATAGATATAAAATGTGAGTTGGATAAATGGTATGTTATGTTGCTAAATAAGACAATAGAGGAAATAAATATTAGTGATATTTCCAGAATGCTAAGACAAGATATATTGATAGCTGTTAGTAAGTCAATAGAAATTTTAAATATAAATCCATTAGCTGGAGAGATGTATGATGGACAATTATTAGAGTTACTCTATTCAGTAGATTTAAACAAATATAAAGAATATGTTAATAAAATTAAAGATATTCTCATAAAGATAAAAAATAATATAGATAGCTTTGAATGGATATGTACTGATGATTCTAAAGAATATTTAGAGATTTTAGAGAAATATTTGAAAAAAATTAGTTGA
- a CDS encoding colicin E5-related ribonuclease, with amino-acid sequence MYYKYTYTTRESINKATGNSATVYYNEAGGYVIIDDITKSVVQISDNVNPSAWILDPSRIDKCKP; translated from the coding sequence ATTTATTATAAGTATACTTACACAACTCGTGAAAGTATAAATAAGGCGACAGGCAATTCTGCAACTGTATATTATAACGAAGCAGGAGGATATGTTATTATTGATGATATCACAAAATCAGTTGTTCAAATTAGTGATAATGTAAATCCTTCTGCTTGGATTCTAGATCCAAGCAGAATTGACAAATGTAAACCATGA
- a CDS encoding DUF1871 family protein produces the protein MKDIIMTIINDWDPIGLFPMAPTDEYISEIEKIQEVLKSNNYMTIGQLAFEINNIFLKTFGDEVYTKSLNECKKIAAEIINKVDEK, from the coding sequence ATGAAAGATATAATAATGACAATAATAAATGATTGGGATCCTATTGGATTATTTCCTATGGCTCCAACCGATGAATATATTTCAGAAATAGAAAAAATACAGGAAGTCCTAAAATCAAATAATTATATGACAATAGGGCAATTAGCATTTGAGATAAATAATATTTTTTTAAAAACATTTGGTGATGAAGTATATACAAAAAGTTTAAATGAATGTAAAAAGATAGCAGCAGAAATAATTAATAAAGTTGATGAAAAATAA
- a CDS encoding polymorphic toxin type 35 domain-containing protein translates to MTSIPWGGFGTLLKVGLIKAGEKIIVKQAEKEVINTVDKEIVNKLDKEIVEQLGKDAAKGAAGAITVDSEALFIKYERHIFSADHIKQGIENLRNSRKEIYDNFVNIINENKSKLIQGNNQLRTVINGYEVEIKAFVKDGKVASIDGQIGYSNWKPGSVNIINVG, encoded by the coding sequence ATGACTTCCATACCATGGGGTGGATTTGGTACATTACTTAAAGTAGGACTAATTAAGGCCGGAGAAAAAATAATTGTAAAACAAGCAGAAAAAGAAGTAATTAATACAGTAGATAAAGAAATAGTGAATAAATTAGATAAAGAAATAGTTGAACAATTGGGTAAGGATGCTGCTAAGGGGGCGGCTGGAGCTATAACAGTAGATTCAGAAGCATTATTTATTAAATACGAAAGACATATATTCTCTGCAGACCATATTAAGCAGGGGATAGAAAATCTCCGGAATAGCAGAAAAGAGATATATGATAATTTTGTGAATATAATAAACGAAAATAAAAGTAAATTAATACAAGGAAATAATCAGTTAAGAACCGTCATTAACGGCTATGAAGTAGAAATTAAGGCTTTCGTTAAAGATGGAAAAGTAGCGAGTATAGATGGACAAATAGGGTATTCAAATTGGAAGCCAGGTAGCGTAAATATAATAAATGTAGGATAA